Genomic window (Dyadobacter fanqingshengii):
TATTTGTCCCAACAGCCCCCTTCGATTGTCCTTATTGCGGACGATAAAATGATTTTCGACACGCTAATTTTGAATTATCGGATTGATAGTCCATTCACCTTCAACATTCATTTCTTAGCCATGCCCAAACTAAACACTTACCTCAACTTCGACGGAAAATCGGAAGAGGCTTTTAATTTTTACAAATCCGTTTTCGGAGGAACGTTTTTAGCCGTTCACCGCATGTCGGATATGCCAGGTGCCGAGCAACTTGCAGAAAATGAAAAAGGCCGCCTCATGCACATTTCACTCCCAATCGGAAAGGACGATGTGCTGATGGCGTCTGATACGGTGCCTTCTATGGGACACCAGCTGAGCATTGGTAACCACGCATACGTTTCAGTTTTCACCGATAGCAGAGAAGAAGCAGACCGTCTTTTCGCGGGATTATCGGCGGGTGGCGAGATCGAAATGGCGTTGGAAGACACTTTCTGGGGCGATTATTACGGCAGTTTCCATGATAAATACGGCATCGGCTGGATGATCAATTATCCGCAACAGCAACAAAGCTGATAGTGATGCCCAGTCCGAAATGACGTTCGGACTGGTTCATTGTTTTTGCGCAAACAGCCAGGTCATCAGACCGGGTTCGGCTTGCACATACCGCCAGATGTCGTGCCCGGAATTTCCGAATTCGGTGTATTTGGGTTTGCCGCCTGCTTTTTTAATGGCATTAACCATGTTTCGTGTGCCGTCAACGGACACAAGGCGATCTTTGGCCCCGTGAAATGCCCATATAGGAACAGTCGTGAGGCGGTTTGCAAATTTTGGATCACCCAACCCGCAGATTGGAATGGCCGCGGCAAACATTTCCGGACGCGTGCTGATAAAATGCCAGGAGCCATAGCCGCCGCCGGAAATCCCCATTACATAGCGCCGGCTAGTATCAATGGAATATTGCTTTTCTAATGTTGTAATGGTTTCAAAAACGAGTGTATCAATGTCAGGATAGGCGGAGATTCCGCCGAACCCAGCGCCCTCGGGGCAATGAGGCATCAGAATGAACGCGGGATATTTCCCCCTGACCGAGTCACTCAGCAGAAACGGTGCGGGATCCGCAGCGAGTTGCCGCACATTGTCTTTGCCGTGCGCTCCACCATGATGCAGGCACACGATCAGCGGATATTTTTTTGTGGAGTCGTAAGAAAGTGGGGGAACCAACCGGTAACGCAGTGTGTCGCCCTTGTCGTTCACATAATTTCTCGGCCCAAATTCAGCGGCTTGTTTGAGCACTTTCATTGTCGGGATAAAAGCCCGCCCCGTCCCCGACCGATAACTTTCACCGACGAAACTCATTCCAAAAAACAAAATGCTTATAATAGCCGCTACTTTCAGAGCTTCTCTTAAAATGATCGGCTTTGTCTCGCGCTCATTATTCAAGCTTTTTAATTGCGTCAACAAATCCATTAAAAATGCCACGGGAACAAGAATTCCCAAGAGGGCAATCAGTCTGTGAAACTTGTCAAGTGACAATCTCAGGTTTATATCCTGCGTATTCAACATCCATAACGCGGTAACAAGTAAACAAGCCCCTACAAAAACAGACAGCCAGCCTCCCCGTTTGATCCACGGCCTTTCAGCAGCCTTCGAAAACGCGAGACTAGCTCCGTATACAATGTTCAGGGTAATTGCAGCAATGGCCAAATTCATGTAAAAAGGCTGCCAATCGCGGTGCATCAGCAAGAAATATATCATTGTTATCTGCACGACCGTCACTATACTGCTTGCCAACGCTGCTGTAAAGGCGACTTTATAACCCTTGGACCAATAGTATTTCAATAATGCAAAAGAGGAGATAATAAAAACGAACTGCAATACAGCCAGCCAGGGATAAAACGACTCCAGTGTCAGAAACCTCGGCCCTATCAGCAACGCCACCACATTCTGGATGAGGCTGGTTACGATGTAAACCGCCACAAAAAATATAGCGAATGAATAAAAATCTCGCGATAGCGGGCGGCTCTGCATAGTTCAGGAAAGTTATTTTTTCAAAACTAAAACTTAATTACATCTTTTGATTCATTTCCTGCAATGATGTTCTCAATGGTCTGCGCTATAAGATTGGGGCTGATCCATTGGGAAAAGTCGGCGTCTGGCATAGCTTCGCGGTTTGTAGCGGTGTCGATGATGCCGGGGAGCAGAATATGAGACGTGATCCCGGCTCTTTTTTCGCTTTCATTGATCAGTTCCGAGTAATGGTAGAGCAGCTGCTTGGATAATGAATACGCCAAACTATTGCCTGCCGCTTTGGAATCCATGGCCGCTTTTGCACCAACGAAAATAAGCTTTCCACCGCCCACAGTTTTGTAATGTGCAATCAGTTTTTGCGCAACATTGAATGCAGTCGCGAAATTCATGTTGATCATTCTGGTGATGTCATCTATGGACGTTTTCGCCAAATCCCCAGGCTCAAACCCTCCCGCCAGGAAAACCCCGGTATGAATGGTAACTTTTCCAGTGGCGATTTTCCCTACAAGTGCCTCTGCCTGCCCGCTGTCAGACACATCTGTTTGGTAGTAAGAAACATTTTCTGCGTGATCGCCAACCGCTTTTCTTACTGCAAGATGCAGATGATAGCCATGATCCGATAATTTTTTTACGACGGTTTGACCCAAATTTCCCGTGCCTCCTGTAATGAGAATGTTTTCCATGTAACAAATCTACAATTCAGACCACAACCATCAAAAGGCTATTCCGACCTTAAACTCTCAACCGGATTTTTCAATGCTGCCTTGATGCTCTGGAAACTTACTGTTAGCAATGCGACAAGGATAGAAAGTGAGCCTGCAAGTGCAAACATCCACCATTCGAGTTTTGTTTGATAGGCAAAATTCTGCAACCAAACCCTCATCATATAACCGCCTACGGGCGCAGCGATCAGGATCGAAATTGCAACCAATTTTAAGAAATCCGCAGATAGCAATGTAAAAACACTCGCTACCGAAGCACCAAGCACTTTTCTCACGCCAATTTCCTTAGTGCGTCTTTCGGCCGTAAATGTGGCCAGACCAAAAAGTCCTACACAGGCTATGAAAATCGCGATGCCGGAAAAAGAGAGGAAAATACTCCCTTTCCGCTCATCGGATTGATATTGTTTTGCAAAAGTCTGATCCAGAAATGCATATTCAAAGGGCTGTCCCGGATTCGTTTCTTCAAAAACTTCTTGCACATATTGCAAAGCCGCACGCGTATTCTCACCCGAGACGCGAATATACAGATTGCCATTATTATGCTTTTTCAAAACCAGCACCAAAGGTTCGATCTGGTTGTGCAGCGAGCGAAGGTGAAAATCACTGATCACACCCGTAACCGGCACCCGTTTTGTATCCACTTCAATCAGTCCGGCTGTCCTGTCTTTCCAACCTAATCGCTTGATCATAGCCTGATTTACAACCACCGAGAATGAAGAATCGCTCGATATCTGCTGTGAAAAACCTGCTCCTTCTTTCACTTTTATTTTCATTACATCCAGAAAATCCGCATCCACATGAAAGTATTCTGTCCCAATCGGGATTTCCGCCCCTTTTGCGTAAAAGCTGAAAGTTGTTTTATTATTCAAACCATCCCCCACATTACCATCTGCCAGACTTACTTTTTGGACCAGCGGACTTTCAAGTACCCTGTTTTTTAAAACCTCAGCCGATTTCTGTGCAGCCGGACTTCTCAAGGATAATGTTATGACCTGTTCCTGATCGAAACCCAGCTCCGAATTACGCATGTATTGCAATTGCCTGTAAACGACGATCGTCCCTAAAATCATAACGATGGAAATAGAAAATTGCAGTACAACGAGTGATTTGCGAAGAAATTGACCGCCGTCAGCCCCCGAGGAAGCGCCTTTTAAAACCAATGCAGGTTTAAATTTTGACAATACAAATGCTGGATAAATCCCACTTAATAAGCCCGTTAAGGCTGCAAAACCTATTAAAAAGCGGATAACTCCTGCGTCACCAAAATTGAAAGTGAGCGACTTATCCGCCATCGTGTTGAACACTGGGAGCAGTAAAATGATCAGTACAATGCTCAGTGTAAGCGCCATAAATGACATGAGCATGGATTCAGTAAGAAATTGCTTGATCAGCTGCGACTTTTGTGAGCCTACTGCTTTTCGAACCCCAATCTCTTTGGCCCTGCTTAAAGACCTGGCTGTGGCAAGATTTACATAATTAACAATGGCGATTACCAGGATAAATAGAGCGATGGTCGCAAAGGTGTATACGTAGGCCATTGAGCTGCCATTTTCTTCTCCCAACAAGTGCGAGGATTTTAAATGAATATCCGTTAAAGCCTGCAAGGCAATCTTAAAACTCACTTTTGTGCCAGTATCATCACCAATCACTTTGGCAATATACTTTTTATAAAACGCCGGCATTTTAGCTTCCAGATCGCCAACATTGGCCCGATGATCTAACCGCAGATATGTCCACGTATTAAAACTATCCCATTTAAGCAGGTTCATAGCATTGACTTGCCTGTTTTCATAAGGCAACACCGCGTCAAACGTCAAATGATGATTAGCCGGAGCATTTTGCATGATCGCAGAAATCGTCATGGGAATGCTATCCTTCACAATGACCACTTTCCCGATCAGGCCAGACGTTTTTCCAAAGAGGATAAGTGCCAGTTTTTCAGTGAGTACCACGCTGTTCTGGCCTGATAGGGCGCTTTCGCCATTTCCCTCTGTGAATTTGTATTCAAAAAACCTGAAAATAGACGGATCAGCAAACACGATCTGCTTTACATAAGCGGCCTTCTCCCCAACCCGGAACGTCAGGTCTCGCGGTTTTATTCTGAGCATGTCCTTAACTTCGGCATACTCCTGCTTTATAGTAGGACCGAATGGCGCCGACGTGTGACCCATATTATATTCATTATCAGCCCATTTGACATTCAAATTAAGCCGATAGATGTCATCAGCTTGTGCGTGATAGCGGTCAAAACTGAGCTCATCATGAACATATAATCCCAACAGCACGGCACAGGTCATGCCGGTCGCCAATCCACAAAGAATTAACAGGCTGTAAGTTTTACTTCTGACAAGGTTACGCCAGGCGATTTTGAAGTAGTT
Coding sequences:
- a CDS encoding FtsX-like permease family protein, whose product is MLQNYFKIAWRNLVRSKTYSLLILCGLATGMTCAVLLGLYVHDELSFDRYHAQADDIYRLNLNVKWADNEYNMGHTSAPFGPTIKQEYAEVKDMLRIKPRDLTFRVGEKAAYVKQIVFADPSIFRFFEYKFTEGNGESALSGQNSVVLTEKLALILFGKTSGLIGKVVIVKDSIPMTISAIMQNAPANHHLTFDAVLPYENRQVNAMNLLKWDSFNTWTYLRLDHRANVGDLEAKMPAFYKKYIAKVIGDDTGTKVSFKIALQALTDIHLKSSHLLGEENGSSMAYVYTFATIALFILVIAIVNYVNLATARSLSRAKEIGVRKAVGSQKSQLIKQFLTESMLMSFMALTLSIVLIILLLPVFNTMADKSLTFNFGDAGVIRFLIGFAALTGLLSGIYPAFVLSKFKPALVLKGASSGADGGQFLRKSLVVLQFSISIVMILGTIVVYRQLQYMRNSELGFDQEQVITLSLRSPAAQKSAEVLKNRVLESPLVQKVSLADGNVGDGLNNKTTFSFYAKGAEIPIGTEYFHVDADFLDVMKIKVKEGAGFSQQISSDSSFSVVVNQAMIKRLGWKDRTAGLIEVDTKRVPVTGVISDFHLRSLHNQIEPLVLVLKKHNNGNLYIRVSGENTRAALQYVQEVFEETNPGQPFEYAFLDQTFAKQYQSDERKGSIFLSFSGIAIFIACVGLFGLATFTAERRTKEIGVRKVLGASVASVFTLLSADFLKLVAISILIAAPVGGYMMRVWLQNFAYQTKLEWWMFALAGSLSILVALLTVSFQSIKAALKNPVESLRSE
- a CDS encoding VOC family protein is translated as MQQDLPHLAKKRSSAADTVYLSQQPPSIVLIADDKMIFDTLILNYRIDSPFTFNIHFLAMPKLNTYLNFDGKSEEAFNFYKSVFGGTFLAVHRMSDMPGAEQLAENEKGRLMHISLPIGKDDVLMASDTVPSMGHQLSIGNHAYVSVFTDSREEADRLFAGLSAGGEIEMALEDTFWGDYYGSFHDKYGIGWMINYPQQQQS
- a CDS encoding carboxylesterase family protein, giving the protein MQSRPLSRDFYSFAIFFVAVYIVTSLIQNVVALLIGPRFLTLESFYPWLAVLQFVFIISSFALLKYYWSKGYKVAFTAALASSIVTVVQITMIYFLLMHRDWQPFYMNLAIAAITLNIVYGASLAFSKAAERPWIKRGGWLSVFVGACLLVTALWMLNTQDINLRLSLDKFHRLIALLGILVPVAFLMDLLTQLKSLNNERETKPIILREALKVAAIISILFFGMSFVGESYRSGTGRAFIPTMKVLKQAAEFGPRNYVNDKGDTLRYRLVPPLSYDSTKKYPLIVCLHHGGAHGKDNVRQLAADPAPFLLSDSVRGKYPAFILMPHCPEGAGFGGISAYPDIDTLVFETITTLEKQYSIDTSRRYVMGISGGGYGSWHFISTRPEMFAAAIPICGLGDPKFANRLTTVPIWAFHGAKDRLVSVDGTRNMVNAIKKAGGKPKYTEFGNSGHDIWRYVQAEPGLMTWLFAQKQ
- a CDS encoding SDR family NAD(P)-dependent oxidoreductase produces the protein MENILITGGTGNLGQTVVKKLSDHGYHLHLAVRKAVGDHAENVSYYQTDVSDSGQAEALVGKIATGKVTIHTGVFLAGGFEPGDLAKTSIDDITRMINMNFATAFNVAQKLIAHYKTVGGGKLIFVGAKAAMDSKAAGNSLAYSLSKQLLYHYSELINESEKRAGITSHILLPGIIDTATNREAMPDADFSQWISPNLIAQTIENIIAGNESKDVIKF